Proteins from a single region of Amblyomma americanum isolate KBUSLIRL-KWMA chromosome 10, ASM5285725v1, whole genome shotgun sequence:
- the LOC144108192 gene encoding endothelin-converting enzyme 1-like, translating into MTSADTAAVGSCLSSPASSVSDGVYSGALSIDSPLSSSPGNVEQPPLVQPPGFRGNPPPGEDRTKSPPDPQKLKSRLGLTLAVLGVTVLVTLVALAIASLVWRSPAHWGNTCKTHACLAYSTRLLASINESVDPCQSFTHFVCDGWRQKNRHTVWNDQFISLLDKVTASLKSADVPASGQDMEQRAAIMYRSCVDVLEGERDELSAVKNALVEAGIVWPKPSKGADVLYTLLCSSLKLGWDVLLDFDVAPDGGGINLVSGKFLYFVVKRYRDFATGTDEALFEFLKERFHAEGEDTVTYQDIYASVETALSYLSKARYEAADENNADVLLNLTQLGLTEVNWTATLLKLDIRMNSSLTLTTTSPRYLERVLYLWRRYGTDSFHTLISWCTVQVAALFANRDLIFNYYNRDYQTTQAQYRIFCVTRAMLISGHTLFDKYYAEALQGEALNLAKSVAQSVRTAFFRRLSNWTYFDEGINVVSNWSSSEIVFRNIEHIGEEEILAADHVPDLNNSFVRNWQQSVHVRKDAELGHMLDLMQDLEVSIVSYDKRDFELMPYALSFPLFDPQLPSSLNYGGLGAEVALSLATLFLSAYYATNASFVEPLMDCLKAGTSGSAGELLYYAKEVIGYGALVDAYNAQERALDSSSLFGLEKYSGLQLFFIALCYVNCYGGSENTNHESICTPALQHMPQFAKAFNCTRADPMNPSKQCRLF; encoded by the coding sequence GACCCCCAGAAGCTGAAATCGCGGCTCGGGCTTACTCTGGCCGTGCTTGGAGTCACTGTATTGGTGACGCTTGTGGCCTTGGCGATCGCCTCACTTGTATGGCGCTCTCCAGCGCACTGGGGGAACACCTGCAAGACGCATGCCTGCCTCGCCTACTCGACCAGACTTCTCGCCTCCATCAACGAATCGGTGGACCCGTGCCAGAGCTTCACGCACTTCGTCTGCGACGGCTGGCGCCAGAAGAACCGACATACCGTTTGGAACGACCAGTTCATTTCCCTGTTGGACAAGGTGACCGCGTCGCTGAAGAGTGCAGACGTGCCTGCATCGGGGCAAGACATGGAGCAGCGGGCCGCCATCATGTACAGGAGCTGCGTCGATGTGCTCGAAGGGGAGAGAGACGAGCTGTCAGCCGTCAAGaacgcgctggttgaggcaggcaTCGTGTGGCCGAAGCCTTCCAAGGGCGCAGACGTTCTGTACACGCTCCTCTGCAGCTCTTTGAAGCTGGGCTGGGACGTGCTCCTGGACTTCGACGTCGCGCCCGATGGCGGCGGGATCAACCTAGTTTCTGGCAAGTTCCTTTACTTCGTGGTCAAGAGGTATAGGGACTTCGCGACCGGCACGGATGAGGCGTTATTTGAGTTCCTGAAGGAACGCTTTCACGCCGAAGGCGAGGATACGGTGACGTACCAGGACATATACGCGTCGGTCGAAACAGCCCTGAGCTACCTCTCTAAAGCTCGTTACGAAGCAGCTGACGAGAATAacgctgacgttcttctaaacttGACTCAGCTTGGCCTCACGGAAGTTAACTGGACAGCGACGCTTTTAAAACTTGACATCAGGATGAACAGTAGTCTCACGCTGACGACCACATCGCCCCGTTATCTGGAGCGAGTGTTGTATCTCTGGCGGCGGTACGGCACGGACTCATTCCATACATTGATCTCTTGGTGCACCGTTCAAGTGGCGGCCCTTTTCGCGAATAGAGACTTAATTTTCAACTATTACAACCGTGACTACCAAACGACGCAGGCCCAATACAGGATTTTCTGCGTCACGAGAGCAATGTTAATCTCCGGGCACACGCTGTTCGACAAATACTATGCTGAGGCCCTTCAAGGCGAAGCACTTAATCTCGCAAAAAGTGTGGCTCAGTCCGTGCGGACCGCTTTTTTCCGGCGTCTTTCCAACTGGACGTACTTTGACGAAGGCATCAACGTGGTCAGCAACTGGAGCTCTTCGGAAATCGTCTTCCGTAACATCGAGCACATCGGAGAGGAGGAAATCCTGGCTGCAGACCATGTGCCTGACTTGAATAATTCTTTCGTGCGGAACTGGCAACAGTCGGTGCACGTCAGAAAGGACGCAGAATTAGGACATATGTTAGACCTTATGCAAGATTTGGAGGTATCCATCGTGTCCTACGACAAGCGAGACTTCGAGCTGATGCCTTACGCTCTATCCTTCCCTCTATTTGATCCGCAGCTCCCTTCGTCTTTAAACTACGGCGGCTTAGGAGCTGAGGTCGCCTTATCACTGGcgaccttgttcctttccgcgTACTACGCAACCAATGCTTCGTTTGTTGAGCCCCTGATGGACTGCTTGAAAGCAGGCACGTCCGGCAGCGCCGGTGAACTATTGTATTACGCCAAAGAAGTAATTGGCTATGGCGCTCTTGTGGATGCCTACAATGCCCAAGAGAGAGCTTTGGACAGCAGCAGCCTATTCGGTTTGGAGAAGTACAGCGGACTGCAGCTGTTTTTCATCGCGCTGTGTTACGTCAATTGCTATGGCGGCTCTGAAAATACAAACCACGAGTCGATCTGCACTCCCGCGCTGCAGCACATGCCACAGTTCGCCAAGGCTTTTAACTGCACTCGCGCTGACCCGATGAATCCTTCTAAGCAGTGCAGACTGTTTTGA